TTGAGAATGTCGTGTTCGAGCATCATTGCGTATTCTTTAAATCCAAAGAGCATAATTTTCATGGTTTCCTGCTCCTGGGTAAGCATATAATGCATGTCCAACACTATACGGTCAACTACCCAGCTTGGAGGCTTGAAGTCTTTTGAGTTATGACAGTATTTTATGAGATCCGTCATGCAAGGCTGTGGTGCTGAATACTCGActtcttttatattaaaaacgtATATCATGGCTGGGGGGTTTCGAGACTCATCGCTGGTATCACACCATTTATCCACATAAAGATCCATAGGCTGGGTCTCTGCAGTAAGTCGCTGATGCGGATGGCCCGTGGGAAACAACAAGTAAAGAGATTTCACCGGCATTTCAGTATCCTTACTTATCTGAGCGCCCAACTCCGCCATTGTCATTGTTGGCGTGACAACATACTCCAGTCGTTGATATTTGAATGCAACGAAAATAGTTAGCACCCTTATCTTAAGCAGACGATCGATTTCACTAAATATGATGGGTGATCTTGATGCACCTTGTACTTCATCAGTTGCCACTTGAGTGCCGCGTCGAGTATAGTCTTTATCGAGGGCCAAGGTAAGCCACTTTGTAAATTCCGCAGCAAAAGGAGTGCTCAGATGATGCAGCACGGGAATTTCTTTGTGAAAGTGGAATCGATCTTGTTCCCTTATGTCCTCTGTTATGGCAATGCAATTGCGCTGCTTGCTGCTAATATTCACATGGATATTAAAGGCTGTTTGGTGTGGTATAAATGGTAACATGCCCGTGGCAACTTCGTAGCCAATAACGCCCATCGACCAATAGTCAACTTTGCTGTTGTACTTGCCGGAGTCCACCACCTCGGGCGCATAGTAATGTCGTGTACCCACCACGCTTTGGAGAATGGTCTTATCTGGGGAATTGCGCGCTAGTCCAAAATCTGTTAGCTTGTACTGCTTGCTGCCATTGGGCAGACGATTTATCACAATATTATCCGGCTTTAGATCACGATGACATATTGAACATATCGTGTGTAAGAATTCAACGGCCTGGCGAAGGCAACTCAGAATTTCGCGCACTTCAAACTCCACCAGACCTGCAATAAATGTAATCATTATATACACTATTAAGCTGAAGCAGAAGAGCTTATATTTACCATTGGCATTGTGAGGTTGTTGCAAATGCTTTCGGAGATCACCTCCATTGCAATACTCTAGAATAATCACCGGAAGCTGCCAAATATGATGGctgtttaaattattgatgAAATCGGCTGATTCATCGCTTAGCGTAACACCAGCAACAATGTTGGGCAGCTGCTGGAACTCGCGTGTCCAGTTATATTCCTTTGTCCATCGATCTTTCAGCTTACGCTGCTGATCAGCGCCCATTTGCTCTGCATTCTTAATGTGTTTTGtggctataaaaataaacaagaaagtAATGTTAACTTTGGCAAACCGAAGTTGTGATACACTTAGTAGGGTAGGCAGTAGTCCGATAGAATCCaaatttcatcaaaatataaaagacaAAATATACAATCTGTGAGACTGTAtgaaaaatcttaataaacaACATAGTTTTGtgtattaataaacaattttcatatcAACTACGTATTAAGATGAAGTACTTTTTGAGTCTGACTCAGCGAATACTGCGGCGCAGGCAGCGGCAATTTCAAATCTATAGGGTTTCGACTTCCCTTGACTTATCAGcaaacacatacaaatacacagacacacatgcacagcattcaaacacaacaaatataaacaaacgAACAATTGAATCAGCGAATTCTAGGAATTGGCTTGCATTATCTGCATTGGTATTAGAGCGcgtgtatatatttgtatatatattcatgtatatattcataagCGAATATGTTTGAATGAAAGCACGTACACACAACATTCGCATACCTATTTCCTGGTTTGTTAGCCGATTTTTCCAGTGCTGAACTTCGCCAAAGCCTCCTTGGCCTAGTTTTCCTAATAGTTGCCAGTCGCCAACACGCATTGTGTTAATAGGCATGACTattcttttataattaatcCAAATTCGAGTTCTATCAACTATTCCGGCGAACTTATTAATAGCGACAGAGTCGCTccacaagttttttttagtttttggaaAGACGTTGCCATCCGTCAGAAAAAAAGGTAACCGTTAAAATGAACGTCTGGTAACATTGAAAACTGATTTAGCTCATTTTTCAATTCAGTGTCTTTTTccaatatgatattttttggtcatttttctaaactcttaaaattttttttggaacttCGTCgaattttggatttttatttccCTCCCTGGAGGTGACGAGCTCCCGTATAGAATCAATCACCTTTATTTTATCCATTTTCGTATTAAATTGGTTTTCGTATAGTGgcttttattgtatttttaaggaATTCTTTATCACAAATTTATGTCGCTCTCCGTTTTACGATCTTTCTGAGCCAGTCACAACagtgtggcagccttgaatCCCAGATAAAGTGACCGACCGTTTTGAAATCATCAGTTTCTTTGTAACTGCTATTTGTTGAACGATTTTCTGTGACTCATTCACATTAATTTGTCTCATCTCTAATTGAGCTAGCAAACAGgttgtaaacaaaaaacttactGCTGTAAAAAAgtctaatttataaataaaaactacattTTTCGTCGCATGTTCGTGTAAAAATGCGTTTTCACATGAACGGAAGCAGCGATGATAATGAAATTGTGGCTATCACAGCCAGCGCTGAACATATGCGCAAGTTTGTATTCACTTGCAACGTTGATGCAGTCGCAGAGCGcttggaaattaaaataccagaagtaactaaaataatttaaatgtgattttaccatttttattaatattcgtTTAAACATAGATCCTACAGGGCGCGTACTCATTCTACACCTGGCCCAGCGCCCCAGTTCTCGCACACTTTTTATGGGAGCGTCGCCAAACTCTTGTGTGCAAACGCATCCTGGAACTGGGAGCTGGAACTGCACTGCCTGGAATACTTGCTGCTAAATGCGGTGCTCAGGTGGTTCTGAGCGATAATTGTatacttcccaaatccttgGCACACATACGCAAATCCTGTATGGCCAATCAACTACAGCCAGGAGTTGACATCGACGTGGTAGGCTTAAGTTGGGGCCTCTTACTCAATAGTGTATTTCGACTGCCACCATTGGACCTTATCATAGCAGCCGACTGCTTCTATGATCCCACCGTTTTTGAGGATATAATCGTGACGGTGGCGTTTCTATTGGAACGAAATAGGGGCGCCAAATTCATATTCACATACCAGGAGAGAAGCGCGGATTGGTCAATTGAAGCGCTACTTAAAAAATGGAAACTGCACGCATCGAGCATAAATATGGACGAAATTGGCAAGCATTCCGGTGTGGATATGATGGAATTTATGGGTGGGCATACGATACACCTACTAGAGATTACGCTCATCGACGAAGATCGAGTGGGGGATATAGTTGAGTAagcataaaaattagtttgaacaaataaatttatagactTATTGAACGAAACATTTGGAAAAGGCTATTGTCGAGACATAGGAtatccgttacttatttcaatatatataaaagtacttaaaagaaattggttgtattactttaaaaacattaaatcgccataactgccgttctacttgtccgatcttgatgcgattcagggGGGTAATAGATTATACTATTAGATAACGTCAATTACCACAAAAATACGAATAATCTTAAAAACCGCcgttgtcaaaaatttaaaacaaacgcgacctgcgtggggtctatagaaattgTGTGCCAAAATTTAGTTGCCctatctcttatggtctctgagatctaggcgatCACACAGACCGACAAACtaacatggctatatcgattgggctattgatgctgatcaagaatatatatacgattatgtatatatcaatttttaatgagcACAGAGTATAAAAACAGTGGCGTCATATCTTGAGATACTTTTTGGATGTTACCTGGGAAAATCTCAATGAGGGCAAACAGAACAAATTAGCTGATTTGCGTTGGCGTCGCTGTCGGCGTCAGCGGCGACGTCAGCCAGCGGCTGATTTGCGTTGGCTTCGTCgccaaattttataaagcacCACCTAGCGATCAAAAATGCAAGCGACTCAAAGCAGCGCTTTTTATCCGATcggttttgatatttttatctttaaaaaataagtacatttccgaaaatgggtattctaaatttttgtacttttttttccaaattttaatttttaagaaagaaacttttaaatttttgaaaaattttctcgatttttaaataaattttttttttgctacaattaaattttctaagtttATTCCCCCAAAAGCTGGGCGAactttattacaatttttacttcaatttttaaaatgtattaatttttcgcatttttgaattatcaatttttaaaagtgcACATTTAATTACTAACAGTGCTACTCCTCACTTAATAGAGCGAATGGGACTGTTATGTATAACATTTACTTTAACTAACAGAACTGCTCCTCAACAAAAAGAGCGGCTGCAATGCAGATGCGCCATCACGCCATTCACACACCAACGTCGACAAGTATTTCACAGACAGCGAGCGTCGCTGTCGCttgtttaaaaagttttgcatagttttattatttattttcaatacgCAAAATCAACTATAACATTTTGTGAAATTGTGGCAAAAGTATCCACAAAATTgttcagtttttattatttgttgttactgctaCGGCCTGGTTTTTCGATTTTTCCAATTGCTACAAAGCCGTGTCAGTGCTCAGTGtaagtgcgtgtgtgttggttTTGTGTTTGCCTTCTACGCGCCTGTGAAAAATCGAAGTTATTGCATTACGTTGTGCCAGCTGCCCAGCTGCTCGTCCTATGGgattttgttttacattttaatggtGAGTGCTCCAACGGAATGTATAAAACGCCTTGCAATGCATTTTCTGATTCTCGCTTCTGTGGGCGTTGTTAGTGATATTCTTATGTGTTTGCTACATAATCGTTAGTTtcgttaaattaataataacaagttTAATTAGTAGCAAGAACATACGGTAATTGACGACATTTTGTTGACGCATAACGCTATTTGAGAAACATTTGCTGTTATGTTTGATCCGTTAATTCGAAACTGTGAGGGAGTGAGcttcactctctctcgctctctcaatAGAAAAACAGAGCGAGAGCCGCGAGAGAGCGGCGCTGAGAAAGATAATGTGACATTAACAACCGTTAAATACTCTACCTGGAACTGAGCGTGATTGCTTGCGATTAGGGGTGGGGGAAAGCTTATTTATGGCTTGAGTCAACTCAAAATGCGCGGGTTATGAGTTCATCATGGGTGCGTGCCCAAATCCTGACATTCGCATTTGATAAATCGCAAGTCcgaatgttaaaaataaatgtgttgaTGCCATAGGAATAGAATTTAGCGGATAAGAATGAAAGCACTTTCTAAATATGGCAATACGacctatttaattttgtcgcCTCTCCAAGCAAAGCATCTCAAGCATAACGCTCTGCGCTGCATTCCTTGGTTCAATATATCCATCCATCCGCAATTAagttcaattttgaaacattagCATTGATTGACACTACGATTGTTCTGCTCGATTGAGtaagttttgctttttgatttaaagttttcaatgcCTTCTATCCCACAACAATAGGTTCtcatatttaatcaattatttcGCTTTCAGCCAGTCGCGTGCTCGTTGAGCTAAGTCACTCACTTAATAGCCGATaccaacagacagacagacagtccgAAACATGGCCGAGGACACCGAGTACAAAAAGTTGCCCATTGAGGAGAGATGCGTCCACAAGTTGTGGAAGGCGCGTGTCGATGGCTACGAGGAAGCAGCCAAACTCTTTCGCGAGCTCGACGATGAAAAGTCACCGGAGTGGTCCAAATATGCAGGATTGATCAAGAAAATGGTCGTCGACTCCAATGCCCTCGCCCAGGAGAAGGGTCTGGAGGCGGCGTTGATTTTTGTGGAGAACAGTGGCCTCGCTGGACGTACAGTGGGCGATGTGATGACGGGTATTGTCCAGAAGTGCATTGCGGCGCCGAAGACTAAGACCAAGGAGCTCTCCGTGCAGGTCACTCTCATGTATGTCGAGATTGAGAAGCATGAAGCGGTCATAGAGGAGCTGGTGAAGGGCATGGAACACAAGAATCCTAAAATTGTGTCTGCCTGTGTTGCAGCCACCACACAAGCAATGAAAGAATTTGGCACCAAGGTCATTGGGGTCAAGCCGATCATCAAAAAGTTGGCTCCACTTTTGTCGGATCGCGATAAATCCGTACGGGATGAAACTAAGCAATTGGCCGTTGAAATGTTTCGCTGGGTTGGAAACGCCATGAAAGCACATATATCCACATTGCCACAGGTCACCATTAAGGAGCTCGAGGATGAGTTTGACAAACTAAAGGGTGAATGTGCCAAGCCAACCAGGTGAGACCCGTTTACATGTTTGCCAACTTTCCCCAAAAATCTTTAATCGACTTATTGATTCTTACAGGTATCTTAAATCCCAGCAGGAGAAACAGGCTAAAATTGCTGATGAAGCCGCCACTGAGGAGGCCTACAATGGTAAGACTATATCTATGAAGATTATAGCTAACTATAACTATGCCTATACCCAGCAAATGTATACTCTTTAATGAATGACTCAGAGTTGATCAAGACAAATGGTATGCGTAGCATTATAAGAGAAATTCTCCAAATTGGCTCGTCGAGATATTCATACCCTTTCCAAGGTATAATTTATGATAATTCGACTGTTTCAGCTTTTTactaaaaaacaatatttcatttatctgATAAAAGTAAATCACATTTATGGTTATTAATCAAGCTAGAGATTCACTCTTGGAATTGCACAAGGAACACGTTAGGGTCAAATCCTGTGCTTAAGCACTACCTAAAACTCATACAAttctaaacaaaaattaataagatttATATGCTCACGGTTTTATTTTGGTATACTGTTGATCAAGTAATtggaaaagaaaatttcacatgtttgtttttaattttttaaaatagctaataCTAATGAGTCtcaatatttatcttttaattagatttaagAACCTtaggcaaaaaatatatactttttgccaaatattgatattgatttaaCTTCCAAAATAGAGttaattggaaaatattttttgtatttcaaatgATCTGTGCAGATGATGATCCCGAAGCTGGCGCCGAAGAAGTAGATCCCATGGACCAAATTGATCCAGTTGATATACTCTCCAAGATGCCCAAAGATTTTTATGATAAGCTCGAAGAGAAGAAGTGGACGCTGCGTAAGGAATCGCTCGAGGCATTGGAAAAGCTGCTTACCGACAATCCCAAGCTGGAGGGCGGTGAATATGGCGCTCTGGTCAACGCATTGAAGAAAGTTATTACTAAGGACTCCAATGTGGTACTCGTGGCCATGGCGGGCAAATGTTTGGCTCTGCTGGCCAAGGGTCTGTCCAAGCGATTCTCCAACTATGCTACGGTGAGtaagaaattataatattttccgTGTGGTTAATTGACTGTATATGTCTAATTTAAGGCTTGCGTGTCATCTCTGctggaaaaatttaaagagaAGAAACCAAATGTTGTGAGCGCTCTACGGGAGGCCATGGATGCTATTTATGCCTCGACAACGCTGGAGGCTCAACAGGAATCCATAGTGGAAGCTCTTGCCAATAAGAATCCGAACGTCAAGTCAGAGACGGCACTATTCCTGGCACGTGCACTCACTCGCACACAGCCATCAGCATTGAACAAAAAACTGGTTAAACTGCTGACCACCACGTTGATTAAGACCCTCAACGAATCAGATCCCACAGTGCGTGACAGCAGCGCTGAGGCATTGGGTACACTGATGAAGCTAATGAGCGAGAAAGTACTGACCCCGTTGCTGGTCGATGTGGATCCGCTGAAGATGAGCAAAATCAAGGAATGCCACGACAAGACCGATATCAAGATCAAGGTAGCCGCTCCGAAAAAGGAAGCACGCCCGGCAACAGCACCGACAGCCAaatcagcagctgctgcatccAAGCCCAGCGGTGGTAGCGTAGATCCCAAACCAGTTTCACGTCCTGCAACATCAGGTGTGCGCAAGACAGTCAAGAAACCAGCGACAACAACGGGTGCAGCTCCAGCTGCGCTTTCGAAGGCAGCCAGCGGCAAAGCGCTGGCCACGGAACGCGAAATGACGCCCGAGGAGGTACAGGATAAGGCAGATGAGCTATTGCCCCCCGATATTTTGAATGGTTTGGTCGACAGCAACTGGAAGAATCGTCTAGCCGCTGTGGAACAGCTGCTCGGACAAATCACCAGCTACGATACCAAACAGCCGGGCATATCTCAAGTTTTAGTTCGCACTATAAGCGGACGGAAGCCTGGTCTAAAGGAGATGAACTTCCAGGTACTCAAATATAAGCTGGACATCATACGCAGCGTGGCCGAGAATTATCCGCTAACAACTATAACTGTGGATCAGGTGGTCACCGAAATAACCGAGAAACTAGGTGATGCCAAGAACAGCGGTTCAGCAGCCGATGTGCTCACGGCTTTGTCAGAGGCCACCAAGCTGGAGTATGTAGTAGGAAAGGTTCTTAGCTTTGCACTTGAGCAAAAGTCACCCAAAGTGCAGTCGGAGGCCTTCAACTGGATTAACAAGTCGATCATTGAGTTTGGCTTTAAGATTCAGCCCAAAATGCTCATCGAAGATGTTAGGAAGGGTGTCCAGAGCACGAATCCGACAGTGCGCGGCGCTGCTATTCAACTTGTTGGTACCATGACCATGTACATGGGAAATGCAGTGATGATTTTCTTCGATAGTGAAAAACCAGCATTGAAATCGCAAATTCAGACCGAATTCAACAAGAATCTCGGCGAGAAACCGCCCAAGCCGATACGTGGTGTGCAGCGAAGTAGCGTAAGCcccgatgatgatgaggatgaggatggcGCCACAGGGTCATCAGATCCAGAGATTGGCAATTTGGCGGATCTGTTGCCACGCGTTGACATTTCGAGTCAGATAACAGAGGCATTGCTAAAGGAAATGTCCGACAAGGACTGGAAGACACGAAATGAGGGACTCACCAAGTTGCAGGCTATCATTACTGAAGCCAAACTGATAAAGCCGACCATTGGAGATCTGGCGCCAGCTCTCGCACATCGTCTGGTCGATTCTAATGCAAAAATAGCACAGACTTCCCTTTCAATTTGTGAGCAACTATCGACAGCCATGGGCGCCGGGTGTCGCAGTCATGTGCGTGTCCTATTCCCAGGTTTTCTACATGCTCTCGGCGACAACAAGAGTTTTGTTCGAGCCGCTGCTCTCAATTGTATCAACAGCTTTGGCGAACAAGGTGGTTACAAGGAGTTCTTTGAAAGCGAGATGATAGCCGATGCCCTGAAGAGTGGGTCGCCCGCGCTTAAAACCGAACTCTGGTCCTGGCTTGCTGAAAAGCTGCCCCCCTTGCCGCCCAAATCGATAAACAAGGATGAGCTGACCTCAATTGTTCCGCATCTATATGCGCATATCTGTGATCGCAATGCGGATGTACGTAAAAATGCCAATGAAGCTGTCTTGGGTATTATGATTCATCTGGGTTTCGAAACGATGTCCCGTGCCCTGGAAAAACAGAAGCCCGCCTCGAAGAAGGATATCATGGCAGCACTTGAAAAGGCTCGCCCCAACTTACCAATTAAACCGCTTCCCAAGGGCAAGCAGCAAGCTCCCATCCCCGAAGAAACGAAAAAGGTGGTGCGCAGTGGGGGCGCAGCTGCTGCACAAAAGCAAGGTGCGGGCAAAGCAGCTGGTGCCGGCGGAGACAAATCAACAGCTGCCGTTCCGTCGCGTAAAAAGGAGGAGGATGTGGACACATCACCTCTGCTGGCGGTTAACAGCATCAAGAATCAGAGACTTATCGATGAACAAAAAATGCGCGTTCTCAAATGGACATTCACCACGCCCCGCGAGGAATTTACGGATCTACTCCGCGATCAAATGACCACAGCCAGTGTGAATAAGGCATTGATGGCCAACATGTTCCACGACGACTTTCGGTAAGTTTAACTCCCGGTAGTTGCtcatacaaaaatttgttgatttctgGTTTTCtccaaatcatttttttaaattcaatctcACAAATCGTTTCTCTAATTtctactattatttttttgtacataacAATATATTACATTGATTAACTTGAATTACAACTATTTCAGTTATCACTTGAAAGTCATTGAGCAGTTGAGCGAGGATTTGCCAAATAACAGCAAAGCATTGATATGTAATCTGGATTTAATATTGAAGTGGCTGACGCTACGTTTCTACGATACGAACCCTTCTGTGCTTATTAAGGGTCTCGAGTATCTAGGACAAGTGTTCCAGATGTTGGTCGAAATGGAATATATGATGGCGGAGAATGAGGGCAGCAGCTTTGTGCCTCATTTACTCCTAAAGGTTAGTCTCTACATTCCAGTTTAT
The genomic region above belongs to Drosophila innubila isolate TH190305 chromosome 3R unlocalized genomic scaffold, UK_Dinn_1.0 2_E_3R, whole genome shotgun sequence and contains:
- the LOC117790801 gene encoding protein mini spindles isoform X3, with amino-acid sequence MAEDTEYKKLPIEERCVHKLWKARVDGYEEAAKLFRELDDEKSPEWSKYAGLIKKMVVDSNALAQEKGLEAALIFVENSGLAGRTVGDVMTGIVQKCIAAPKTKTKELSVQVTLMYVEIEKHEAVIEELVKGMEHKNPKIVSACVAATTQAMKEFGTKVIGVKPIIKKLAPLLSDRDKSVRDETKQLAVEMFRWVGNAMKAHISTLPQVTIKELEDEFDKLKGECAKPTRYLKSQQEKQAKIADEAATEEAYNDDDPEAGAEEVDPMDQIDPVDILSKMPKDFYDKLEEKKWTLRKESLEALEKLLTDNPKLEGGEYGALVNALKKVITKDSNVVLVAMAGKCLALLAKGLSKRFSNYATACVSSLLEKFKEKKPNVVSALREAMDAIYASTTLEAQQESIVEALANKNPNVKSETALFLARALTRTQPSALNKKLVKLLTTTLIKTLNESDPTVRDSSAEALGTLMKLMSEKVLTPLLVDVDPLKMSKIKECHDKTDIKIKVAAPKKEARPATAPTAKSAAAASKPSGGSVDPKPVSRPATSGVRKTVKKPATTTGAAPAALSKAASGKALATEREMTPEEVQDKADELLPPDILNGLVDSNWKNRLAAVEQLLGQITSYDTKQPGISQVLVRTISGRKPGLKEMNFQVLKYKLDIIRSVAENYPLTTITVDQVVTEITEKLGDAKNSGSAADVLTALSEATKLEYVVGKVLSFALEQKSPKVQSEAFNWINKSIIEFGFKIQPKMLIEDVRKGVQSTNPTVRGAAIQLVGTMTMYMGNAVMIFFDSEKPALKSQIQTEFNKNLGEKPPKPIRGVQRSSVSPDDDEDEDGATGSSDPEIGNLADLLPRVDISSQITEALLKEMSDKDWKTRNEGLTKLQAIITEAKLIKPTIGDLAPALAHRLVDSNAKIAQTSLSICEQLSTAMGAGCRSHVRVLFPGFLHALGDNKSFVRAAALNCINSFGEQGGYKEFFESEMIADALKSGSPALKTELWSWLAEKLPPLPPKSINKDELTSIVPHLYAHICDRNADVRKNANEAVLGIMIHLGFETMSRALEKQKPASKKDIMAALEKARPNLPIKPLPKGKQQAPIPEETKKVVRSGGAAAAQKQGAGKAAGAGGDKSTAAVPSRKKEEDVDTSPLLAVNSIKNQRLIDEQKMRVLKWTFTTPREEFTDLLRDQMTTASVNKALMANMFHDDFRYHLKVIEQLSEDLPNNSKALICNLDLILKWLTLRFYDTNPSVLIKGLEYLGQVFQMLVEMEYMMAENEGSSFVPHLLLKIGDSKDAVRNGVRRVLRQINLLYPFTKVFSYVMDGLKSKNARQRTECLDELTYLIENYGLSICQPSQQVALKEIARQISDRDNSVRNAALNCIVMAYFLAGEKIYKLIGQLSEKDLSMLDERIKRAKKTRKPTAAPAEVPPSNKPPSQLVQQNSIEIEDAECNGCDELPPPDEEGTFDQAPSAQVLLLQQQLQLQQQQAQQQRTSGPFGLDPNVMAEIEKNWVRADQIASRDYPPVDISLLYEPIKVIPTKEGIQYPQDKFDRLIARSRYIQQNLTTSPQSNTTSHMTSGISPYRSPMRMQQQMQTHQNHMESNLPNLADVLPKHDPQLVKIIKAVSSTDTLKARAAINELTAIIESPEKQAVLRDYEEIFIQNVLAQLKNLSQLPIPQALVVYQPLLSILYTFFNANILGKTLTDVCIKNLMSALLHLLADQKLTSGDDSQYNKVINGICLKVLDKVNFTNIFCALIRLLRETCPVAGLPKFTDLLMKCIWRNIKMLPERTNELNYDAVILEVHEFMLALPSSWWENRPTDTPLRTIKTIIHNMAKVKGNAILQHLNQIPTHSELHKYLIRILKNFQKDGTVSGTGVSPQRQQFTAKDMASKRISHQTHDTVSQIFKLISDKDTKQQGLQKLYDFKQQNPDIDLSTFLQGASATFHKYIEEGLAEIERNQNAGSTQAPDNRTAATRSYLTDVNYQNATHDPDYWMDRLQKMMSTRSSADDGSNILDNKVADENLCLNSMNPQKVSLIRREKPELSPNRLQHIQAKLAQIKKENHAQ
- the LOC117790801 gene encoding protein mini spindles isoform X4, producing the protein MAEDTEYKKLPIEERCVHKLWKARVDGYEEAAKLFRELDDEKSPEWSKYAGLIKKMVVDSNALAQEKGLEAALIFVENSGLAGRTVGDVMTGIVQKCIAAPKTKTKELSVQVTLMYVEIEKHEAVIEELVKGMEHKNPKIVSACVAATTQAMKEFGTKVIGVKPIIKKLAPLLSDRDKSVRDETKQLAVEMFRWVGNAMKAHISTLPQVTIKELEDEFDKLKGECAKPTRYLKSQQEKQAKIADEAATEEAYNDDDPEAGAEEVDPMDQIDPVDILSKMPKDFYDKLEEKKWTLRKESLEALEKLLTDNPKLEGGEYGALVNALKKVITKDSNVVLVAMAGKCLALLAKGLSKRFSNYATACVSSLLEKFKEKKPNVVSALREAMDAIYASTTLEAQQESIVEALANKNPNVKSETALFLARALTRTQPSALNKKLVKLLTTTLIKTLNESDPTVRDSSAEALGTLMKLMSEKVLTPLLVDVDPLKMSKIKECHDKTDIKIKVAAPKKEARPATAPTAKSAAAASKPSGGSVDPKPVSRPATSGVRKTVKKPATTTGAAPAALSKAASGKALATEREMTPEEVQDKADELLPPDILNGLVDSNWKNRLAAVEQLLGQITSYDTKQPGISQVLVRTISGRKPGLKEMNFQVLKYKLDIIRSVAENYPLTTITVDQVVTEITEKLGDAKNSGSAADVLTALSEATKLEYVVGKVLSFALEQKSPKVQSEAFNWINKSIIEFGFKIQPKMLIEDVRKGVQSTNPTVRGAAIQLVGTMTMYMGNAVMIFFDSEKPALKSQIQTEFNKNLGEKPPKPIRGVQRSSVSPDDDEDEDGATGSSDPEIGNLADLLPRVDISSQITEALLKEMSDKDWKTRNEGLTKLQAIITEAKLIKPTIGDLAPALAHRLVDSNAKIAQTSLSICEQLSTAMGAGCRSHVRVLFPGFLHALGDNKSFVRAAALNCINSFGEQGGYKEFFESEMIADALKSGSPALKTELWSWLAEKLPPLPPKSINKDELTSIVPHLYAHICDRNADVRKNANEAVLGIMIHLGFETMSRALEKQKPASKKDIMAALEKARPNLPIKPLPKGKQQAPIPEETKKVVRSGGAAAAQKQGAGKAAGAGGDKSTAAVPSRKKEEDVDTSPLLAVNSIKNQRLIDEQKMRVLKWTFTTPREEFTDLLRDQMTTASVNKALMANMFHDDFRYHLKVIEQLSEDLPNNSKALICNLDLILKWLTLRFYDTNPSVLIKGLEYLGQVFQMLVEMEYMMAENEGSSFVPHLLLKIGDSKDAVRNGVRRVLRQINLLYPFTKVFSYVMDGLKSKNARQRTECLDELTYLIENYGLSICQPSQQVALKEIARQISDRDNSVRNAALNCIVMAYFLAGEKIYKLIGQLSEKDLSMLDERIKRAKKTRKPTAAPAEVPPSNKPPSQLVQQNSIEIEDAECNGCDELPPPDEEGTFDQAPSAQVLLLQQQLQLQQQQAQQQRTSGPFGLDPNVMAEIEKNWVRADQIASRDYPPVDISLLYEPIKVIPTKEGIQYPQDKFDRLIARSRYIQQNLTTSPQSNTTSHMTSGISPYRSPMRMQQQMQTHQNHMESNLPNLADVLPKHDPQLVKIIKAVSSTDTLKARAAINELTAIIESPEKQAVLRDYEEIFIQNVLAQLKNLSQLPIPQALVVYQPLLSILYTFFNANILGKTLTDVCIKNLMSALLHLLADQKLTSGDDSQYNKVINGICLKVLDKVNFTNIFCALIRLLRETCPVAGLPKFTDLLMKCIWRNIKMLPERTNELNYDAVILEVHEFMLALPSSWWENRPTDTPLRTIKTIIHNMAKVKGNAILQHLNQIPTHSELHKYLIRILKNFQKDGTVSGTGVSPQRQQFTAKDMASKRISHQTHDTVSQIFKLISDKDTKQQGLQKLYDFKQQNPDIDLSTFLQGASATFHKYIEEGLAEIERNQNAGSTQAPDNRTDVNYQNATHDPDYWMDRLQKMMSTRSSADDGSNILDNKVADENLCLNSMNPQKVSLIRREKPELSPNRLQHIQAKLAQIKKENHAQ